Proteins encoded by one window of Candidatus Nezhaarchaeota archaeon:
- a CDS encoding PDGLE domain-containing protein, translated as MKAADILKNKKAWTAIIILIALSPIFGVILSDLVGYHEPLDIASEAIGLSERDISEQINWTPLFDYSVPGLPAELGYAVAGAIGVLTILGVGYAMLKIVERGKKV; from the coding sequence ATGAAGGCTGCAGACATCCTTAAAAATAAGAAGGCTTGGACCGCAATAATAATACTAATAGCATTAAGCCCAATCTTCGGCGTAATCCTATCTGACTTGGTTGGATATCATGAACCTTTAGATATAGCTTCGGAAGCTATAGGTCTCAGTGAACGTGATATAAGTGAGCAGATAAACTGGACTCCTCTCTTCGATTACAGTGTTCCTGGTTTGCCAGCTGAATTGGGTTATGCTGTTGCTGGGGCTATAGGGGTGCTCACCATACTTGGAGTTGGCTATGCAATGTTAAAGATTGTTGAGAGGGGTAAGAAGGTGTGA
- a CDS encoding bifunctional precorrin-2 dehydrogenase/sirohydrochlorin ferrochelatase → MSKLPILLDLKGKLVVVIGGGKVAQRKIVTLLRYGARVRVYEPSPSCDLLSLVEQGVEVVMKRVSMNDLDEVTDGAAMVIVATGDEDLNQRIGDALRSKGMLVNVVTSYELSSAVFPAILELGDITIAISTRGSSPFLASYIKSRVRDVLENEIGMLIEVLAYVRARLRRINVPLEVKRAIYSSIVRDDVTIKLVQQRSIDEARGRAMKVALEILSKAGFENIIKRLGLYNAAHRARQ, encoded by the coding sequence GTGAGTAAGCTACCAATCCTCCTAGACTTAAAGGGGAAACTGGTTGTGGTCATAGGGGGAGGTAAGGTAGCTCAAAGGAAGATAGTGACTCTGCTCCGTTATGGAGCTAGAGTTAGGGTTTACGAGCCCAGTCCATCATGTGATCTTCTCTCACTGGTAGAGCAGGGAGTCGAAGTTGTCATGAAGAGGGTGAGCATGAACGATTTAGATGAAGTAACTGATGGTGCAGCTATGGTTATAGTAGCCACGGGTGATGAAGACCTTAATCAGAGAATTGGTGATGCTTTGAGGAGTAAGGGTATGCTAGTCAATGTAGTTACATCGTACGAATTGTCCTCAGCTGTATTTCCGGCGATACTTGAGCTGGGTGACATCACCATAGCTATAAGTACGAGAGGCTCATCACCATTTCTAGCTTCGTACATAAAGAGTAGGGTGAGGGACGTCTTAGAGAATGAAATTGGAATGTTGATTGAGGTCTTAGCTTACGTCCGAGCTAGATTAAGGAGGATTAACGTGCCCCTTGAAGTTAAGAGGGCTATCTACTCCTCCATAGTCCGCGATGATGTAACCATTAAGCTAGTGCAACAGCGTTCGATTGATGAAGCTAGGGGGAGAGCCATGAAGGTAGCCTTAGAGATCTTGAGTAAGGCAGGTTTTGAGAACATAATTAAACGGTTGGGGCTCTATAATGCTGCTCATAGAGCCCGTCAATGA
- the hemB gene encoding porphobilinogen synthase has product MSGIPLSFPSFPIMRPRRLRLKSTIRALTSEALLDSSKLVYPLFISASSESKQEIPSLPGQYRYPVSEELVARIDELFSLGVRSFLLFGIPSRKDELGSEAYSDNGVIQRALSLIRERFDDKVVLITDVCLCEYTSHGHCGIVRGNSVDNDLTLSYLARIAVSHARYGVDMVAPSDMMDGRVKVIRQALDDAGFKDVAIMAYSAKYASALYGPFREAVDSAPKFGDRRGYQMDPRNAVEALREVYLDIMEGADIVMVKPALWYLDIVKMVKETFKVPVAAYSTSGEYAMIKLLAERGLGDERRLVAEATFAIRRAGADIIITYYAPLIASMIRDGVANELF; this is encoded by the coding sequence ATGAGCGGCATCCCTTTGAGCTTTCCAAGTTTTCCGATTATGAGACCTCGAAGACTTAGATTGAAGAGTACCATTAGGGCCCTAACTTCAGAAGCGCTCTTAGATTCAAGTAAACTGGTCTACCCATTATTCATTTCAGCATCAAGTGAAAGCAAGCAAGAAATCCCCTCCTTACCAGGTCAGTACAGGTATCCAGTGAGTGAGGAGCTGGTAGCTAGAATTGATGAGCTATTTAGCTTAGGAGTAAGGTCCTTCCTGCTCTTCGGCATCCCATCAAGGAAGGATGAGCTGGGCTCTGAAGCTTACTCTGATAATGGCGTTATTCAGAGGGCTTTATCTCTAATAAGAGAGAGGTTTGATGACAAGGTAGTGTTAATAACGGATGTATGCCTATGTGAGTACACGAGCCATGGTCATTGCGGCATAGTAAGAGGTAACAGTGTCGACAATGACTTAACACTAAGTTACTTAGCTAGAATTGCTGTTAGCCACGCAAGATATGGAGTTGACATGGTTGCTCCATCAGACATGATGGATGGGAGGGTCAAAGTGATTAGGCAAGCTTTGGACGATGCAGGGTTCAAGGATGTTGCCATAATGGCTTACTCAGCTAAGTATGCTTCAGCTCTATATGGTCCATTTAGGGAAGCAGTAGACTCAGCACCTAAATTTGGTGATAGGCGAGGTTACCAAATGGATCCTCGCAATGCTGTGGAGGCTCTTAGAGAGGTCTACCTCGACATCATGGAGGGGGCAGACATAGTTATGGTTAAGCCGGCCCTCTGGTACTTAGACATTGTAAAGATGGTTAAGGAGACATTCAAGGTTCCGGTAGCTGCCTATAGCACAAGTGGCGAGTATGCCATGATTAAGCTATTAGCTGAGAGGGGGCTTGGAGACGAGAGGAGATTAGTTGCTGAGGCAACCTTTGCAATAAGGAGGGCTGGAGCTGACATAATTATAACGTATTATGCACCATTAATAGCGTCCATGATAAGGGATGGTGTAGCAAATGAGCTCTTTTAG
- a CDS encoding MFS transporter yields MNNSVEVFIMSFIAFATLFDSAFMIPIMALYAMELGANEILAGLILGLFSITIIPASLLSGILVDRFGKRRILTLGLLLDAFLVFMYGYVTNYNELIIIRVLHAIGSSLTPPAFIARVREMSGDGRLGFSLGRFLAPMSLSIALGSMSAGVLTATLGYRLSFTIASIALFVAFVLSVRLPETVERREWRGLRGLIEAMKEKGLKLIAGLWLTFFLYIVMGLIGGGLAASLVKYGIVMEMKEARLIAGIGTGLASFVATAFYIINGLLADRRGLRFVVLFSAATSICGFTLAAATLKPITIILGLGLFGVGIAGIFLVSTILVTAPVRARGTAAGLQQVLMALGIGLGAPLGGFLSVVGPTSLFMGASIAVLLAASAIKLYKLEIR; encoded by the coding sequence ATGAACAACAGTGTAGAAGTCTTCATTATGAGTTTCATAGCATTCGCTACCCTTTTCGACTCAGCTTTCATGATCCCGATCATGGCGTTATACGCCATGGAGCTTGGAGCTAATGAAATCTTAGCCGGCCTAATCTTGGGACTATTCAGCATCACCATCATACCTGCCAGCTTACTCTCTGGCATTCTAGTTGATAGGTTTGGTAAAAGAAGAATTCTGACGCTTGGATTACTATTAGACGCCTTCCTCGTCTTCATGTACGGCTACGTTACCAACTACAATGAGTTAATCATTATTAGAGTCCTCCATGCTATTGGAAGCAGCCTTACTCCTCCAGCATTCATAGCTAGAGTTAGGGAGATGAGTGGGGATGGAAGGCTAGGTTTTAGCTTGGGAAGGTTCTTGGCCCCCATGTCCCTATCAATAGCCTTAGGGTCTATGAGTGCGGGGGTCCTAACTGCAACACTTGGTTACAGGTTATCATTTACAATAGCGTCAATAGCACTATTCGTGGCATTTGTGTTGTCAGTAAGACTCCCCGAGACCGTTGAGAGGAGGGAGTGGAGGGGATTGAGGGGGCTCATTGAAGCCATGAAGGAGAAGGGTTTAAAGCTGATTGCTGGCTTATGGTTGACATTCTTCCTCTACATCGTCATGGGGCTAATAGGAGGGGGGCTTGCAGCCAGCTTAGTGAAGTATGGAATTGTAATGGAGATGAAGGAGGCGAGATTAATAGCTGGCATCGGTACGGGTTTAGCATCATTTGTAGCAACAGCATTTTACATAATTAATGGTTTGCTAGCCGATCGTAGAGGGTTAAGGTTTGTAGTTCTATTCTCGGCCGCAACCTCCATTTGTGGCTTCACGCTAGCAGCAGCAACGCTTAAGCCTATAACGATAATCTTGGGCTTAGGATTATTCGGTGTAGGCATTGCAGGCATATTCTTAGTCAGCACAATCCTAGTAACAGCCCCAGTTAGAGCCAGAGGTACTGCTGCTGGTCTACAACAAGTTTTAATGGCATTAGGTATAGGCTTGGGGGCTCCTCTAGGAGGCTTCTTATCAGTAGTGGGTCCAACATCACTATTCATGGGGGCATCAATAGCAGTGCTCTTGGCAGCATCAGCTATAAAGCTCTATAAGCTCGAAATTCGCTAA
- the hemC gene encoding hydroxymethylbilane synthase translates to MKLKVGTRPSELSIRQALEVIDSLRLKHVNLEFEVIKIKTRGDIDRKTPLYKIPVKGIFEKEVDLALIEGEVDFVVHSLKDYPTMVDPQLILASVPRRKSPYDVLLCRGCGGLSDLPSGSRVGTSSLRRIAHIKNYRPDLNVIAIRGNVDTRIRKLKRGDCDAIIVAEAGLQRLSLNLNYEVLSFEVMVPAAGQGALAVVCRKGDSELISLLKSIEDPVSRFEVEVERRILRLLGAGCRTPLGVNVKVQIPKATASVSTVSPDFKSKVYVIEEHEYPCSVDELAYLVCAKFKSAGGLEIVRSWREFEVSQIGEEV, encoded by the coding sequence ATGAAGCTGAAGGTGGGAACTAGACCAAGCGAGCTATCGATAAGACAAGCTCTTGAAGTTATTGACTCTCTTCGCTTGAAGCACGTCAACTTAGAGTTTGAAGTAATTAAGATCAAGACGAGAGGGGATATCGATAGAAAAACTCCTCTATACAAGATCCCAGTCAAAGGAATCTTTGAGAAGGAAGTGGACTTGGCTTTAATAGAAGGCGAAGTGGACTTCGTGGTTCATAGCTTAAAGGACTATCCAACAATGGTGGATCCACAGTTAATACTAGCTTCAGTGCCGAGGAGAAAGAGCCCTTACGACGTACTTCTATGTAGAGGATGTGGAGGGTTAAGTGATTTACCAAGTGGTAGTAGAGTAGGCACGAGCAGCTTGAGAAGAATAGCACACATCAAGAACTATAGACCCGATTTAAATGTTATAGCGATAAGGGGCAACGTTGACACCAGGATACGCAAGCTAAAACGTGGGGATTGCGATGCCATAATTGTAGCTGAAGCTGGACTTCAAAGGCTAAGCTTAAACTTGAATTACGAAGTTTTAAGCTTTGAGGTAATGGTTCCAGCTGCCGGTCAAGGCGCATTAGCAGTCGTCTGCAGGAAGGGAGACTCAGAGCTTATAAGCCTGCTAAAGTCCATTGAGGACCCAGTATCTCGATTTGAGGTTGAGGTTGAGAGAAGAATCCTTAGACTATTGGGTGCTGGATGTAGAACGCCCTTGGGGGTTAACGTTAAAGTCCAGATACCTAAAGCTACAGCTTCAGTATCAACGGTTTCCCCCGACTTTAAGTCTAAGGTCTACGTCATCGAGGAACATGAATACCCCTGTTCAGTAGATGAGCTTGCATACTTAGTGTGTGCTAAGTTCAAGAGCGCGGGTGGATTAGAGATCGTAAGATCATGGAGAGAGTTTGAGGTATCTCAGATAGGTGAGGAAGTTTGA
- a CDS encoding uroporphyrinogen-III synthase, with protein MQVLVVGTQETSSRFAEQLRRYGFNAEGYGVLEVKPKISEDLIRRIESSNFDILIFTSKNAVRLLLMFSSQQLKHVMRNCRIYAIGERTRRELEFYGFSEVIVPVEESSKGLLERLKRDGVEGKSIAIFHSTKVNRELIDGLEGLGARAHSYALYDITVDDEKLQELLKSMKRSSSVAIVFLARTAIEALIRSDVNVVHTLRRMFIVALGENVSKALKLHGIPHRIAQRPDVNSILAIIK; from the coding sequence TTGCAGGTCCTAGTTGTCGGCACTCAAGAAACTTCTAGCAGGTTTGCTGAGCAGCTTAGAAGATACGGCTTTAATGCAGAAGGGTATGGAGTTCTTGAAGTAAAGCCAAAGATTAGCGAGGACTTAATTAGACGGATAGAAAGCTCTAACTTCGACATCCTAATATTCACCAGTAAGAATGCTGTTAGGTTACTCTTGATGTTCTCATCTCAACAGCTAAAGCATGTCATGAGGAACTGTAGGATCTATGCTATAGGTGAGAGGACGAGGAGGGAGCTTGAGTTTTATGGTTTCAGTGAAGTGATAGTACCTGTAGAGGAGTCGTCGAAGGGGCTTCTTGAGAGATTAAAGAGAGATGGTGTAGAGGGCAAATCCATAGCGATCTTCCATTCAACTAAAGTCAATAGGGAACTTATTGATGGGCTTGAGGGGCTTGGAGCTAGAGCCCACAGCTACGCTCTATACGACATAACCGTTGATGATGAGAAGCTACAAGAACTCCTTAAATCAATGAAGCGAAGTAGCTCAGTAGCCATAGTGTTCCTGGCTAGAACAGCTATTGAGGCGTTAATCCGCTCCGACGTTAATGTCGTCCATACCTTGAGGAGAATGTTCATAGTAGCATTAGGCGAGAATGTGAGTAAAGCATTAAAGTTACATGGTATCCCCCACCGCATCGCTCAAAGACCGGATGTAAATTCCATTCTAGCCATAATAAAGTAA
- a CDS encoding energy-coupling factor ABC transporter ATP-binding protein: MSGRELARPVIEIENASYTYPDGTPALRSVNIKILEGSIVAITGANGAGKSTLLMLMAGLLDPQEGQVKFRGVNIKKIKHEVRRELGIVFQDPDDQLFAPTIYDDIAFGLRLLKLSEDEIRVHVQRIACELGVEHLLNKPPYRLSGGEKRRAALATTLILNPSILLLDEPFSDLTPQMIEQLANLIVKLKDEGKTVVFTSHDVDLVAELSDYVCVMAKGRVIAQGRPEEVLCDDDVLSRAELKPPTAAIIYRELVGSYNNGKYPIRMSEALSMLKRLYYFTRHASTIR, from the coding sequence ATGAGTGGACGAGAACTAGCTAGGCCGGTAATAGAGATTGAGAATGCATCATACACTTACCCTGATGGAACCCCTGCACTTAGGAGTGTGAACATTAAGATCCTGGAGGGAAGTATTGTCGCGATAACTGGAGCTAATGGAGCTGGTAAAAGCACCTTGCTCATGTTGATGGCCGGGCTGCTTGACCCTCAAGAAGGTCAAGTTAAGTTTAGAGGCGTAAACATTAAGAAGATTAAGCATGAAGTTAGACGTGAGCTTGGTATAGTCTTCCAAGACCCTGATGATCAGTTATTTGCACCAACAATCTACGACGATATAGCTTTCGGCCTGAGGCTCTTAAAGTTGAGTGAAGATGAGATAAGGGTTCATGTGCAAAGGATAGCATGCGAGTTGGGTGTAGAGCACTTGCTAAATAAACCTCCATACAGGCTTAGCGGCGGTGAGAAGCGTAGAGCTGCTCTCGCCACAACGCTGATCTTAAACCCCTCAATACTACTTCTCGACGAGCCCTTCTCTGATTTAACGCCTCAAATGATTGAACAGCTAGCTAACCTGATTGTCAAGTTAAAGGATGAAGGTAAGACTGTTGTATTCACTAGTCACGACGTAGACTTAGTCGCCGAGCTATCAGATTACGTCTGTGTCATGGCGAAAGGTCGAGTAATAGCTCAAGGAAGGCCTGAAGAAGTCTTGTGCGATGATGATGTACTAAGCAGGGCTGAGTTGAAACCGCCAACAGCTGCCATCATATACAGAGAGCTAGTGGGCAGTTATAATAATGGAAAGTATCCAATAAGAATGTCTGAGGCTCTATCGATGCTAAAAAGGCTTTACTACTTCACTCGCCATGCAAGCACGATAAGGTAG
- a CDS encoding glutamate-1-semialdehyde 2,1-aminomutase: protein MEKSRRLFEEALTIFPGGVHSPVRGRVKPYPFYVDRAKGARLHTVDDLVLTDYCMAYGALMLGHGDLRVQEFIKSQLEKGWIYGAPTELELELAKLIMRHFKSIEKIRFVNSGCEATMLAVRIARAYTERDYVVKFDGCYHGANDVLLASRHLKPKGVLSEVSDKVLIARYNDYDDVESLFKKFGDQIACIIVEPVAANMGLVIPSIDFIKGLRELCNHYGSLLLFDEIVTGFRVCLGGAQNLYGIEPDITTLGKIIGGGFPIGAVGGRRDLLSLISPEGPVFNAGTFNAHPISMAAGIATLKILEEGGPHVVANKAAKTIADEVENYVNQLHLNVQVTCLASMFHFFFAEKPVKNYDDAQKSNTILYDKFHEKLLREGVFIPPSQFEVCFTSSSHDDEVVTSSLEKMKNVLRSLR, encoded by the coding sequence ATGGAGAAGTCAAGAAGACTCTTTGAAGAAGCCTTAACCATTTTCCCTGGTGGTGTTCATAGTCCTGTAAGAGGTAGAGTCAAGCCATACCCCTTTTACGTTGATAGGGCTAAGGGCGCTAGGCTTCATACGGTTGATGACCTCGTACTCACGGACTACTGTATGGCTTATGGTGCTCTAATGTTAGGTCACGGAGATCTAAGAGTTCAAGAGTTCATTAAGTCACAACTGGAGAAGGGGTGGATATATGGCGCGCCCACTGAGCTTGAATTAGAGTTAGCTAAGCTTATAATGAGGCACTTTAAGTCAATAGAGAAGATACGCTTCGTGAATTCAGGTTGCGAGGCAACAATGCTGGCAGTTAGGATCGCTAGGGCCTACACTGAGCGAGATTATGTGGTAAAGTTCGATGGCTGCTATCATGGCGCTAATGACGTCTTACTAGCTTCGAGGCACTTAAAGCCTAAGGGCGTATTGAGTGAGGTCTCGGATAAGGTTCTAATAGCAAGGTACAATGACTATGATGATGTCGAGTCGCTATTCAAGAAATTTGGTGATCAGATAGCATGCATAATAGTGGAGCCAGTGGCAGCTAACATGGGGCTAGTAATACCATCAATTGATTTCATTAAGGGGTTAAGAGAGCTTTGCAACCATTATGGTAGCTTGCTTTTATTTGATGAGATAGTCACAGGTTTCAGAGTATGCTTGGGTGGAGCTCAGAACCTCTATGGTATTGAACCTGACATAACTACGCTTGGTAAGATCATTGGGGGAGGCTTCCCAATAGGGGCTGTTGGTGGCCGAAGAGACTTACTTTCACTCATAAGCCCTGAAGGCCCTGTATTTAATGCTGGGACCTTCAATGCTCACCCGATATCTATGGCTGCTGGCATAGCCACATTGAAGATCCTTGAGGAGGGGGGCCCACATGTGGTGGCCAATAAGGCAGCCAAGACCATAGCTGATGAAGTTGAGAACTACGTTAACCAACTCCACTTGAACGTTCAAGTTACTTGTTTGGCGTCAATGTTCCACTTCTTCTTCGCAGAGAAGCCGGTTAAGAACTACGATGATGCGCAGAAATCCAACACAATCCTCTACGATAAGTTTCACGAAAAGCTGCTAAGGGAAGGCGTCTTTATACCACCATCACAATTTGAGGTCTGCTTCACATCGTCATCGCATGACGATGAAGTAGTAACCTCAAGCTTGGAGAAAATGAAGAATGTATTGAGGTCTTTAAGGTGA
- the cobA gene encoding uroporphyrinogen-III C-methyltransferase produces MSGSVGKVYIVGAGPGDPGLITIKGLKVLKRSDVVIYDRLVNPKLLKYAAKAKEIICVGKGKGEAHLQEYINRLMVEKARQGLTVVRLKGGDPMIYGRIGEECEALRRAKIPYEIVPGVSVFQAAAAYSEIYITHRRFSSSVSIATGHEEGGRRKRRVKLGPLAKASDTLVIFMGVSKLRDLVEELLSHGVKADTPVAIIRNATLRDQLIVNGVLSDIVDKAERVKLGPPAVIFVGKAVAHMPRRPWFKCKILR; encoded by the coding sequence TTGAGTGGAAGTGTGGGTAAGGTCTACATAGTAGGTGCTGGACCTGGAGATCCTGGCTTGATAACCATTAAGGGGCTCAAGGTGCTTAAGAGGAGCGATGTAGTCATCTATGATAGGCTTGTTAATCCCAAGCTTTTGAAGTACGCTGCTAAGGCTAAGGAGATCATATGCGTGGGAAAAGGTAAAGGGGAAGCTCACCTTCAAGAGTACATAAATAGATTGATGGTGGAAAAGGCTCGTCAAGGACTGACCGTCGTTAGGTTAAAGGGCGGAGACCCAATGATTTATGGAAGGATTGGCGAAGAGTGTGAGGCTCTTAGAAGAGCTAAGATACCCTACGAAATAGTCCCAGGGGTATCCGTATTTCAAGCAGCCGCAGCATACTCAGAGATATACATAACACATAGACGTTTCTCGTCCTCGGTGTCGATAGCCACAGGTCATGAAGAGGGTGGGAGGAGGAAAAGGAGGGTGAAGTTAGGTCCTCTAGCTAAGGCATCGGATACACTCGTGATCTTTATGGGTGTTTCGAAGTTAAGGGATTTAGTTGAAGAGCTTTTAAGTCACGGTGTTAAGGCGGATACGCCTGTGGCTATAATACGAAATGCGACGCTTAGAGATCAATTAATAGTTAATGGTGTCTTGAGCGACATAGTTGACAAGGCCGAGAGAGTGAAGTTAGGACCACCAGCTGTAATATTTGTGGGCAAAGCAGTAGCCCACATGCCTCGTAGACCATGGTTTAAGTGCAAGATATTGAGGTGA
- a CDS encoding energy-coupling factor transporter transmembrane protein EcfT — MTRSLVSSFLNGIADVLEVLLIERGEGRVFLDNRAILISFLALTVAVSFSRTMHAPLIALSVGLLIAWALKVKIRSLLKVMVAMTGFVIAITLPMALYQAYLTYAVRMDFITVITTTIASNVIPLLLRSVAAITIVTLMVQSLGLTGLIKGLKGLRFPSSLLFVIMVYMRYIPLMLRQAAKIISAREARLVSKVNRVKSSWLILSTVIGSLFTRGFDRAYRLQMTFKARGLDFELIPGPTNRMSLLDFTLIASSLILACALVLM; from the coding sequence TTGACAAGGAGCTTGGTGTCGTCGTTCCTAAATGGTATAGCTGACGTACTCGAAGTTCTCTTAATTGAAAGGGGCGAGGGGAGGGTATTCCTTGATAATCGAGCTATACTCATTTCATTTCTAGCTTTAACTGTAGCTGTCTCCTTCTCTAGGACGATGCACGCACCGTTGATAGCTCTATCTGTAGGCCTCCTCATTGCGTGGGCCTTGAAGGTTAAAATTAGAAGTTTGCTTAAGGTAATGGTCGCCATGACGGGTTTCGTAATAGCCATAACCCTCCCCATGGCACTCTACCAAGCATATTTAACTTATGCAGTACGGATGGATTTCATCACCGTCATCACAACGACGATAGCTAGCAACGTAATCCCACTGCTACTGAGGAGTGTTGCCGCAATCACAATAGTAACTCTCATGGTTCAAAGTCTGGGGTTGACGGGTTTAATTAAGGGTCTTAAGGGCTTAAGGTTTCCCTCGAGTTTGCTCTTCGTGATTATGGTTTACATGAGGTATATACCTTTAATGCTTAGGCAAGCAGCAAAGATTATTTCTGCGCGTGAAGCTCGCTTGGTGTCTAAAGTCAATAGGGTGAAAAGTTCTTGGTTAATACTGTCAACTGTAATAGGGAGCTTGTTTACTAGAGGGTTTGATAGAGCTTACAGGCTTCAAATGACTTTTAAAGCTAGAGGATTAGATTTTGAACTCATACCTGGACCCACTAATAGAATGAGCCTGCTAGACTTTACGCTCATAGCGTCATCACTAATCTTGGCTTGTGCGCTGGTGTTGATGTGA
- a CDS encoding energy-coupling factor ABC transporter permease, whose product MHIPDGFLDVTTATITYLLAVGYGIAIGRKLKALLTPERVSLLIVLSAAIFVAQMLDWPIPGGTSLHFLGGALAGVLLGPLLGFMSLTLVVTVQTLVFHDGGITTLGANLLNMAVIGVLIGYGAFKLTTKLIGDNRASRFLGAFLGGWLSITLAGLACGLEIGLSPSFGFYVDITVPIMVSWHALLGVVEGVITALVVNYVYTKLSMVVYGGGRS is encoded by the coding sequence ATGCACATACCTGACGGCTTTCTAGACGTTACTACAGCGACGATAACCTACCTGTTGGCTGTTGGCTATGGCATTGCGATTGGGAGGAAGCTTAAAGCTTTGCTTACGCCCGAGAGAGTATCACTACTGATAGTGCTCTCTGCGGCAATATTCGTGGCTCAAATGTTGGACTGGCCAATACCAGGTGGCACAAGCTTGCACTTCTTAGGCGGAGCATTAGCGGGAGTCCTACTTGGACCGCTACTTGGCTTCATGTCACTAACGCTAGTTGTCACTGTCCAGACCCTCGTCTTCCACGATGGTGGGATAACAACCCTGGGCGCTAACCTACTAAACATGGCAGTAATAGGCGTTCTCATCGGCTATGGAGCATTTAAGCTCACAACAAAATTGATTGGTGATAACAGGGCATCGAGGTTCCTGGGCGCCTTCTTGGGTGGCTGGTTAAGTATAACACTGGCTGGCCTTGCATGTGGGCTTGAAATAGGTTTATCACCTTCATTTGGCTTCTACGTGGACATCACGGTTCCAATAATGGTTAGCTGGCATGCGCTATTAGGCGTAGTTGAGGGAGTAATAACAGCACTTGTAGTTAATTACGTCTATACCAAGCTGTCCATGGTAGTCTATGGAGGGGGGAGATCATGA
- the hemA gene encoding glutamyl-tRNA reductase produces MEVKDPQQVLVGLYCYAITHRKAGMKILDKCQIHELVELKNHIKAEELIALQTCNRVEVYFIGRDDSLSALKEFLSRRAGFDINDYAELYTGLDAARHLYRVACGLESMFVGEEEILGQVKRAFSEAEALGTIGYRLRALFEGAILAGKRAREETAISKGAVSVPSVAVKRAEKLLKGLEDKVALVVGAGEAGELIVKELVKRKSHIVLIANRTFERAVKLAEKFHGHPVKLDELELPAHLAKADVVFVATKAPHLIIKSKHVEEALKIGNHKLLIFDLAVPRNVDESIESLPLVEVYTIEELKAEAEENLKMRIGEIPRVERIIEEELMKLQAKFFKLIKLQEVREVMKGLEEVRRGEVERALHKLKAGCSVEKVIDLLSRSLTKKVARKLVSEIYRRGVSNNEILSQLMKILGGQQINGEVKKTL; encoded by the coding sequence ATGGAAGTGAAGGACCCTCAACAGGTCCTTGTAGGACTCTACTGCTACGCTATAACACATAGGAAAGCAGGAATGAAGATTTTAGATAAGTGTCAAATTCATGAATTAGTTGAACTTAAAAATCATATAAAGGCAGAAGAACTCATAGCTCTGCAGACTTGCAATAGAGTTGAAGTCTACTTTATCGGAAGAGATGATAGCTTAAGTGCACTTAAAGAATTTTTGTCGAGAAGGGCTGGCTTCGATATTAATGATTACGCTGAGCTATATACTGGACTTGATGCTGCAAGACACCTATATCGAGTTGCTTGCGGCCTAGAATCCATGTTCGTGGGCGAAGAAGAGATACTTGGACAAGTTAAGAGGGCCTTCTCGGAGGCTGAAGCGCTGGGAACAATAGGTTATAGGCTAAGAGCTCTATTCGAAGGTGCGATATTAGCTGGAAAAAGAGCTAGAGAGGAAACTGCGATAAGTAAAGGTGCGGTTAGCGTTCCATCGGTTGCAGTTAAGAGAGCTGAGAAGCTCCTCAAAGGTCTTGAAGATAAGGTAGCGTTAGTTGTAGGGGCTGGAGAAGCTGGTGAGCTAATAGTAAAGGAGCTAGTCAAGAGGAAATCTCACATAGTCTTGATAGCTAATAGGACGTTTGAGCGAGCTGTAAAGTTAGCTGAAAAGTTTCACGGTCACCCAGTTAAGCTCGATGAACTTGAACTCCCAGCTCACTTAGCAAAAGCCGATGTGGTCTTTGTGGCCACAAAAGCTCCTCACTTAATAATTAAAAGTAAGCATGTAGAGGAGGCTCTTAAAATAGGTAATCATAAACTGCTAATCTTTGACTTAGCTGTCCCTAGAAACGTTGATGAGAGTATAGAGTCGCTACCTCTAGTAGAAGTCTATACAATTGAAGAGCTTAAAGCAGAGGCGGAAGAGAACTTGAAAATGAGGATTGGAGAGATTCCTCGCGTCGAGAGGATAATTGAAGAGGAGTTAATGAAGCTTCAAGCCAAGTTCTTTAAGTTGATTAAGTTGCAGGAGGTGAGGGAGGTTATGAAAGGCCTCGAGGAGGTGAGGAGAGGGGAAGTTGAGAGAGCCTTGCATAAACTTAAAGCAGGATGTAGTGTTGAGAAGGTTATCGATCTCCTCTCTAGGTCTCTCACAAAGAAGGTGGCAAGGAAGCTAGTCAGCGAGATATATCGAAGAGGGGTGAGCAACAACGAGATCCTCTCTCAATTGATGAAAATTTTAGGGGGCCAGCAGATCAATGGAGAAGTCAAGAAGACTCTTTGA